A region of Raphanus sativus cultivar WK10039 unplaced genomic scaffold, ASM80110v3 Scaffold2979, whole genome shotgun sequence DNA encodes the following proteins:
- the LOC108831927 gene encoding uncharacterized protein LOC108831927, producing the protein MANNQAYVYVHNVKPHKDAWRVHVKLLHSWTSNTNFGGETLECVLADERGGKIHASCKRNLMFRLKRNLPIGEWRFIEHFKVAASGGKYRPTPLPYKINFTSDTLISRSVFEDDNPCLSLVNYEDFGTDALDVNVLIDILGEVIDLGVVQTVQVHQQDRKRLNFRLRNTNGRDVACCLWGKFAEQFESIIEDGSVQTLICLIRFAKIGSYNGELQITSAFDASIVTLNPTIKEAMEFKEKLMQNDLPLTIVDKKSENKVTKIQKTDWEDVQIRSIAEILDAMEVQSCKIICSIESVDTDWGWFYFGCVAHNKRATKIRNNQIGNLTQNDKPLWRCEKCHSHAEKIEPKYKLHLNVRDDSGECKLMMLDTVASTIVGCDAVELWDGSFDEIEDPELIPMPLGALVGKSFCFGVSISSGNLDKGSNTYFVSQVWTGDNLLKLESHSEPVSALETNSSTLSTGEVQKLKANSESSSEGFTTPTVKRKEEDAELKDITSTSKKLCTKTVKLEKNKVD; encoded by the exons atggcAAACAATCAAGCTTATGTCTACGTCCACAATGTCAAACCACACAAAGATGCTTGGAGAGTGCAcgtgaagctactccattcatgGACATCGAATACAAATTTTGGAGGGGAAACTCTAGAATGTGTTCTTGCTGATGAAAGA GGTGGCAAAATTCACGCAAGTTGCAAAAGAAATCTGATGTTCCGCCTCAAACGAAATCTCCCGATTGGTGAATGGAGATTCATAGAACACTTCAAGGTTGCTGCTTCTGGTGGAAAATATCGACCAACCCCGCTACCATACAAAATCAACTTCACAAGTGACACACTGATCTCTCGGTCAGTGTTTGAGGACGACAATCCATGTCTTTCTCTGGTGAATTATGAAGATTTCGGTACGGATGCTTTAGATGTAAATGTCTTAATCG ATATCCTTGGCGAAGTCATCGATCTTGGAGTAGTACAAACCGTGCAAGTACATCAACAAGACAGGAAAAGACTTAATTTCCGCTTGCGTAACACAAA TGGTCGTGATGTTGCATGTTGCTTGTGGGGGAAATTTGCTGAACAATTTGAGTCCATTATCGAAGATGGATCTGTTCAAACACTAATCTGTTTGATTAGGTTTGCTAAAATCGGCTCCTACAACG GTGAGTTACAAATCACAAGTGCATTTGATGCTTCAATTGTAACTCTCAACCCAACCATCAAAGAAGCCATGGAGTTTAAAGAAAA ACTTATGCAAAATGATCTTCCTCTTACTATTGTTGACAAAAAGAGTGAGAATAAGGTGACTAAGATCCAAAAAACGGATTGGGAAGATGTTCAAATCAGATCCATCGCTGAGATATTGGATGCAATGGAG GTTCAGAGTTGcaaaatcatatgttcaatTGAATCTGTTGACACAGATTGGGGTTGGTTCTACTTTGGATGTGTTGCACACAACAAACGTGCAACTAAGATTCGTAACAATCAAATTGGAAACTTGACTCAAAACGACAAACCATTATGGCGTTGCGAAAAATGTCACTCACATGCTGAAAAGATTGAACCAAA GTACAAATTGCATTTGAATGTGAGAGATGACAGTGGAGAGTGCAAATTGATGATGCTTGACACTGTTGCCAGTACCATTGTTGGTTGTGATGCTGTTGAGCTTTGGGATGGTTCATTTGATGAG ATAGAAGATCCTGAACTAATCCCCATGCCCCTCGGAGCATTAGTTGGGAAGTCTTTTTGTTTTGGAGTATCTATAAGCTCGGGAAATTTAGATAAAGGATCGAACACCTACTTTGTTTCTCAAGTTTGGACTGGTGATAATCTTCTTAAACTCGAGTCTCATTCTGAACCTGTTTCTGCCTTAGAGACAAATTCGTCCACTCTTTCTACTGGGGAG GTTCAGAAACTCAAGGCAAACTCTGAGAGCTCATCTGAAGGATTTACAACACCAACTGTTAAGCGCAAGGAAGAAGATGCTGAGCTGAAGGACATTACCTCAACCTCAAAGAAGCTATGCACTAAGACAGTGAAGTTGGAGAAGAATAAGGTTGATTAG